One Siniperca chuatsi isolate FFG_IHB_CAS linkage group LG3, ASM2008510v1, whole genome shotgun sequence genomic region harbors:
- the dkk2 gene encoding dickkopf-related protein 2 isoform X2, with amino-acid sequence MLVLTWNRCCVVMFLVVTLKTGTSQVSEARPKANSIKPALLEETPTPATNRSATVHSGITKKYNILAQMYPCSSDKECSVGSYCHSPQQAPSRCLTCRRRKKRCHRDAMCCPGNRCSNYICVPISESVLSPHISALDEHNKLSTKDHNWRKSGKAHAKISLKGHEGDPCLRSSDCSEGYCCARHFWTKICKPVLRQGEVCTKQRKKGSHGLEIFQRCDCAKGLSCKVWKDATSSSKSRLHMCQKI; translated from the exons ATGCTCGTCTTAACTTGGAATAGATGCTGTGTTGTGATGTTTCTCGTCGTTACACTGAAGACTGGGACATCCCAGGTATCAGAGGCGCGCCCAAAGGCGAACTCCATCAAGCCAGCTCTGTTGGAAGAGACACCTACACCCGCTACAAACCGCTCCGCCACTGTCCACAGCGGGATCACCAAGAAATATAACATCCTTGCGCAG ATGTATCCATGCAGCAGTGATAAGGAGTGCAGTGTGGGAAGCTACTGCCATAGCCCTCAACAAGCTCCCTCTCGCTGCCTCACCTGCCGCAGGAGGAAGAAGCGCTGCCATCGAGATGCCATGTGCTGTCCTGGGAACCGCTGCAGTAACT aTATTTGTGTCCCTATCTCTGAGAGTGTGCTCTCACCTCACATCTCAGCTTTAGATGAGCATAACAAACTCTCCACCAAAGACCACAACTGGAGGAAAAGTGGGAAGGCACATGCTAAGATTTCACTTAAAG GGCATGAGGGCGACCCTTGCCTGCGTTCATCCGATTGCTCGGAGGGCTATTGCTGCGCCCGCCACTTCTGGACCAAAATCTGCAAGCCGGTGCTGAGGCAGGGAGAGGTGTGCACCAAGCAGAGGAAGAAAGGCTCTCATGGCTTAGAAATCTTCCAGCGCTGTGACTGTGCCAAGGGCCTTTCCTGCAAGGTGTGGAAAGACGCCACCTCTTCGTCCAAATCTAGGCTCCACATGTGCCAGAAGATCTGA
- the dkk2 gene encoding dickkopf-related protein 2 isoform X1, whose protein sequence is MLVLTWNRCCVVMFLVVTLKTGTSQVSEARPKANSIKPALLEETPTPATNRSATVHSGITKKYNILAQQMYPCSSDKECSVGSYCHSPQQAPSRCLTCRRRKKRCHRDAMCCPGNRCSNYICVPISESVLSPHISALDEHNKLSTKDHNWRKSGKAHAKISLKGHEGDPCLRSSDCSEGYCCARHFWTKICKPVLRQGEVCTKQRKKGSHGLEIFQRCDCAKGLSCKVWKDATSSSKSRLHMCQKI, encoded by the exons ATGCTCGTCTTAACTTGGAATAGATGCTGTGTTGTGATGTTTCTCGTCGTTACACTGAAGACTGGGACATCCCAGGTATCAGAGGCGCGCCCAAAGGCGAACTCCATCAAGCCAGCTCTGTTGGAAGAGACACCTACACCCGCTACAAACCGCTCCGCCACTGTCCACAGCGGGATCACCAAGAAATATAACATCCTTGCGCAG CAGATGTATCCATGCAGCAGTGATAAGGAGTGCAGTGTGGGAAGCTACTGCCATAGCCCTCAACAAGCTCCCTCTCGCTGCCTCACCTGCCGCAGGAGGAAGAAGCGCTGCCATCGAGATGCCATGTGCTGTCCTGGGAACCGCTGCAGTAACT aTATTTGTGTCCCTATCTCTGAGAGTGTGCTCTCACCTCACATCTCAGCTTTAGATGAGCATAACAAACTCTCCACCAAAGACCACAACTGGAGGAAAAGTGGGAAGGCACATGCTAAGATTTCACTTAAAG GGCATGAGGGCGACCCTTGCCTGCGTTCATCCGATTGCTCGGAGGGCTATTGCTGCGCCCGCCACTTCTGGACCAAAATCTGCAAGCCGGTGCTGAGGCAGGGAGAGGTGTGCACCAAGCAGAGGAAGAAAGGCTCTCATGGCTTAGAAATCTTCCAGCGCTGTGACTGTGCCAAGGGCCTTTCCTGCAAGGTGTGGAAAGACGCCACCTCTTCGTCCAAATCTAGGCTCCACATGTGCCAGAAGATCTGA